The genomic interval ATAGTTGGTTTAAGAGATTAGATCCTTCAAAAATAGATTTTGGAAAAGGTAAACGAGAAATAATAAAAGGCGGTAAGCTGAATAAAAAATATAAGATAGTAGTACCGGAGTTGTCCAGGGAGGGCCGATGATTGACCGATATCGGGATCAAGTACGGCTATTGCTAAAGGTACTGCCTGTTGTGGCAGAAGTAGAGGAATTTGCTCTCAAAGGAGGTACGGCAATTAACTTTTTCTGGCGTAATCTCCCACGACTATCCGTGGATATTGATCTTACCTATATACCAATTAAGAATAGGGAAGAATCTTTAAATGAAATCAAAAAAGGAATAAAGCATATAGGCCAAACCGTTTCTTCAAGAATTGGCGATGCAAATGTTACTACTCAAAAAAGTGGTGGAATTCTGAGTAAGCTTCTAATAAGAAGTGATGGGGTCCAGGTAAAGTTGGAAGTAAATACGGTTTTAAGAGGATCGCTATTTGGGTCTGTTGAGAAAGAATTGGTTACTTCGGTTCAGGATGAATTTGAACTATTTGCGGCAGTTCCCACGCTTTCGATGGAAGACCTATACGGCGGAAAGCTTTGTGCAGCATTAGATCGTCAGCATCCCCGGGATCTGTTTGATGTGAAGCTATTACTTGAGAATGAGGGCTTAACGGATAAAATTATTGTTACTTTTATTGGATATCTAATTAGTCATTCCCGTCCCATAAACGAACTGTTAAATCCCAGCCAGCAGGACCTCGAAGGAATCTATGAGAATGAATTTCAGGGAATGACAAATGAAGCTGTATCCTTAGAAGATTTAACTAAGGTGCAGAAAAAGTTGCCGAAGCTGCTTCTGGATGGTTTATCGGATGAGCAGAAAGAATTTCTATTAAGTTTCCAGCAAGCCGATCCGAAATGGGGATTAATGCCAGTAGATCATTTGAAAGAATTGCCGGGTGTACAATGGAAGCTCATAAATATTAGAAAGATGGATGATAAGAAGCATGAAGAAACTCGAGAAAAGCTAGAGAAGGTGTTGGGAAGATAGCTCTTAATTAAACCGGCAAACGAACCGAAAGAATTAATAGGTTCATTTGCTGATAAAAGCTCGTAGCAGGCAGAAAATGTTATACATTTACGGGATTTCGGCTGAAAGTAAAAGTTCTGATCTATTTAACGAGACCATCCAAACAATTTCCCGAGAAATCTTCTGGTTTTATACTTATTAATAGAACAAACACGAAAAGTTCAACAAGAGGTAGTCCTTTACTCGGTCAACGAATACCATGTCACTACTACATATTTTGACAATGAGGTAGATGTCTAACTAAACCGCTCCAGCTTGTGCTTACGCTTTTGCCAGTCCGAGAGCACTTTGTTTAACAAATAGTAAAATTTCTTGTTGTGGTTAGAATCTTTTCTTTAGACATAAATTGAATATTTCTTGAATGACAAGCGATAGATTTAATGGTGTTTCTTTTCCAAAATATTTGAAGCTTTGGTTACAGCTTCTTTCGTAGAAAATCCCTTGTTTTTATCTACTTTTACTAAATGTTCTTGTTGTGTTTCTAAGAATGTTGCTTCATCATCAATAATAACATAGGAGGCTTTTTTGCTGGAGTTATTTTGCAACCAATATTTGACTTCATGTCCCCTGCAGTAATTCTTTTCATCAGGTTGGGGAGCATATGAGCTGGTAACATCTTTGACAAAATTTGGGGATATGTTGTTGGATTCAAAGAATTCTTCAAGTTGTTTAACAGTATATTCATGTCGCCATGTAGATGTAATAACTATTCTTGCGTTATAATGCTCACAAAGCATAGAAATATATTTACAGGCAGTAGGGTCCCAATCTTTATTAGTCACTTTGCCAGATTTTATTTTCTGGCGCTTCAAGTGATTTCTAGTATTAAGTACCCCGTCAATATCAAGAAAAATGATATAGCTGACCATTCATTAGATAAGGTATAAAGGTTTATAGTTAAATAATGGACAAGAAGTTAAAAAAGCTAGAAAGTTTAGTTCGACTACTACAAGCTATCAAAGTATTCTGTTATCAAATGTTAGCCGAATTTGTTTTATAGCTCTTTCTTTTCAGGAATGTATAAAAAATTTTATTCGATAGATTGAAAACCATGAATAACGGAGTAAAAAAGATTATTTCCTCTAGTAGCTGGAATATATAGGAGTTGGTTCTGGTTTGTTTGTAACGGGGGGATTTTCGGGATAACAGAACCAATTAATATTAGGGATCTACATGAATCAATGATGATAGGTTTAGCTATCATAGTAGGCTCAATGATTGGCTACTGGTTAATTAGGAGTATTGTAAGGGCTATTCTTGGGATTTACAACGAATTCCAAGAGAGCAAAACAGATAACTAAGTAATAATATGGCAGCTATAAATTTTGAATTATAAGTAAGATATGGCAAGCAGATGATAGTAGAATCAAAACCTCTTTTACCTGACTGATGGATTGGGAACCATAGGTTAGGGTTTAGAAAAAGGGAACACTTAGCGGTGTTCCCTTTTTCTAAAATAGTTGAGTTTCCCGAAAGGGAGCGAAGCGGACTGGAGTAATAGTATTATTATAGATTATTACTTATTTCAGAAAATAGTTTTTCATAATATTCTTGCGCTTTGCTTTCAGTCATATTTTCACTTTGCCAACCTGTTAACAAATCCTTCTTTTGCACACTTACAGTCAAACGAATTTGTGTTTTACCACTTTGTTCAGATAAAATTGCATTTACTTTAGTTCTTTCATCACCTGTCCAGAATGCCTCCCATTCAGATGCTTGGGAATAGTCTGTATTTATTAGTCCTGTTTCAGAATCTGCGTTGCTAATAACATACCCTCCATCACTTAATGTTTGGACAGTAGTTTTAAAAACTTTGTTATAGTCCTCTTGAAATATCTTAGTTCTTACTTCATTAGAGACATCTTGAGTAGTTGCACAACTGGTGATCAAAAAAGTGGATATAATTAAGGCGAATGTATAAGAATATTTATTCATCATGATGTATTTGGTTGTAAGTTGGTAATAATCTCTTGTTTAATTG from Fodinibius salinus carries:
- a CDS encoding nucleotidyl transferase AbiEii/AbiGii toxin family protein, encoding MIDRYRDQVRLLLKVLPVVAEVEEFALKGGTAINFFWRNLPRLSVDIDLTYIPIKNREESLNEIKKGIKHIGQTVSSRIGDANVTTQKSGGILSKLLIRSDGVQVKLEVNTVLRGSLFGSVEKELVTSVQDEFELFAAVPTLSMEDLYGGKLCAALDRQHPRDLFDVKLLLENEGLTDKIIVTFIGYLISHSRPINELLNPSQQDLEGIYENEFQGMTNEAVSLEDLTKVQKKLPKLLLDGLSDEQKEFLLSFQQADPKWGLMPVDHLKELPGVQWKLINIRKMDDKKHEETREKLEKVLGR
- a CDS encoding HAD domain-containing protein; this translates as MVSYIIFLDIDGVLNTRNHLKRQKIKSGKVTNKDWDPTACKYISMLCEHYNARIVITSTWRHEYTVKQLEEFFESNNISPNFVKDVTSSYAPQPDEKNYCRGHEVKYWLQNNSSKKASYVIIDDEATFLETQQEHLVKVDKNKGFSTKEAVTKASNILEKKHH